From one Treponema denticola genomic stretch:
- a CDS encoding Rpn family recombination-promoting nuclease/putative transposase, with amino-acid sequence MSTSNRKYKDSVFVDLFSEDEKAKENFLSLYNALHGTKLTATAQLKNVRLDQVLYMTFYNDVSYLIDNKIIVLVEHQSTINPNMPLRCLEYISRLYETLFESKEKYSRKLLNIPAPEFYVFYNGDETYPSDKTLKLSDSFIEKAVKPNLELTVKIININQQNRHPLLKNCKTMYEYTIFVETVRRWTKTDLQNGFQKAIEECIANDILRDYLKRKTKEVLNMLLAEYDYETDIAVQRAEEREIAFAEGISQGVHQNKLETAKNLAEMGFAVEAIAKATGLSCEEIEKL; translated from the coding sequence ATGAGTACTTCAAACAGAAAATACAAGGATTCGGTTTTTGTTGATTTGTTCAGTGAAGATGAAAAGGCGAAAGAGAATTTTTTGTCTCTTTATAATGCATTACACGGCACCAAACTTACGGCTACAGCACAGCTGAAAAATGTAAGGCTTGATCAGGTACTTTATATGACATTCTATAATGATGTGTCATATCTTATTGATAACAAAATCATAGTGCTGGTAGAGCATCAATCCACTATAAACCCAAATATGCCTTTACGTTGCCTTGAATACATAAGCCGCCTTTATGAAACTCTATTTGAATCAAAAGAAAAATACAGCCGTAAACTCTTAAACATTCCGGCGCCCGAATTTTATGTATTTTATAATGGGGATGAAACCTATCCTTCCGATAAAACATTAAAACTATCAGATTCTTTTATAGAAAAGGCGGTAAAACCTAATCTTGAGTTGACCGTTAAGATAATAAACATAAATCAGCAAAATCGCCATCCCTTGCTTAAAAACTGCAAAACGATGTATGAGTACACAATATTTGTAGAAACGGTACGAAGATGGACAAAAACAGATCTTCAAAACGGTTTTCAAAAAGCGATTGAAGAATGTATAGCAAATGATATATTGCGTGATTATTTAAAACGCAAGACTAAGGAGGTATTGAATATGTTACTAGCCGAATATGATTATGAAACAGATATAGCTGTGCAGCGTGCTGAAGAACGGGAAATAGCCTTTGCTGAGGGAATATCTCAGGGAGTTCACCAAAATAAACTGGAAACTGCTAAAAATTTAGCTGAAATGGGGTTTGCCGTAGAAGCAATCGCAAAAGCTACAGGTTTAAGCTGTGAAGAAATCGAAAAACTATAA
- a CDS encoding MGH1-like glycoside hydrolase domain-containing protein, which produces MNKRDFPRVHFYDQDFVDIYDRTWAWVHDFWHSAGDGKQGTEGFFIYPESDGNFLNQYETIFSSFFFVYSNKNYTPNSALDFFYDRQEENGAIRNRYDFDTKEPVLKRDNPEGLGMPLFAWAEYNIYHKTGNKKRVKDIMPVLIKYMDWIDKMFKSDNGLYKSPLETVNMPNTPRKESVFLTDFNSALAVNALYMSALGDILNDKEIDFQYKRLYFTVKTRINSMMWNEEDGFYYDLDAEGKQIKKKTLAGFWPMLAEIPNEDKAALLVEHLSNPKTFGVDHPFPSLAADEPEYDENGNGACGSVFPILNFVVVKGLEKYNRWEIARECVIRHLYYVLETLSPAGNSKKQGFLWEAYSPVKEGPAQWKGKPAFPRKQYLLGVGLSTISLMIENVIGLSISLPRKTVNWTVPNLEVMGIENLSLKRNLITILSSKSQRGWEIHMESEKLYYFTINILNEKKKTLPIPSGKCSMLIDKL; this is translated from the coding sequence GTGAATAAAAGAGATTTTCCGCGTGTTCATTTTTACGATCAAGATTTCGTGGACATTTACGATAGAACATGGGCTTGGGTTCATGATTTTTGGCATTCGGCGGGCGACGGCAAACAGGGTACCGAGGGCTTTTTTATTTATCCCGAATCGGACGGCAATTTTTTGAATCAATATGAAACTATATTTTCTTCTTTTTTCTTTGTTTATTCTAATAAGAATTATACACCGAATTCTGCTCTTGACTTTTTTTATGACAGGCAGGAAGAAAACGGAGCCATACGCAATAGATATGATTTTGATACAAAGGAACCTGTTTTAAAAAGGGATAATCCGGAAGGGCTGGGTATGCCCCTATTTGCATGGGCTGAGTACAATATTTATCATAAGACGGGAAACAAAAAACGTGTAAAGGATATTATGCCTGTTTTGATTAAATACATGGACTGGATTGACAAAATGTTTAAGTCGGATAACGGTCTCTATAAAAGTCCTCTTGAAACAGTAAATATGCCTAATACGCCCCGAAAAGAGTCCGTTTTTTTGACCGATTTTAATTCGGCTCTTGCCGTAAATGCCCTTTATATGTCTGCCTTGGGCGATATACTAAACGACAAAGAAATAGACTTTCAGTATAAGAGGTTGTATTTTACTGTAAAAACCAGAATTAATTCTATGATGTGGAATGAAGAAGACGGTTTTTATTATGATCTCGATGCTGAGGGTAAGCAGATAAAGAAGAAAACCCTTGCCGGTTTTTGGCCGATGCTTGCCGAGATTCCAAATGAGGATAAGGCCGCCCTTCTGGTAGAACACCTATCCAATCCTAAGACTTTCGGGGTTGATCATCCTTTTCCCAGTCTTGCAGCCGATGAGCCTGAATATGACGAAAACGGAAACGGTGCCTGCGGCAGCGTTTTCCCTATTTTGAACTTTGTTGTCGTAAAGGGTTTGGAAAAATATAACCGCTGGGAGATAGCAAGAGAGTGCGTTATAAGGCACCTTTACTATGTGCTTGAAACCCTTTCGCCCGCAGGCAATTCAAAAAAACAGGGCTTCTTATGGGAGGCTTATTCTCCTGTCAAAGAAGGCCCCGCCCAATGGAAGGGAAAACCTGCCTTTCCGCGTAAACAATACCTTTTGGGTGTAGGTCTTTCTACAATCAGCCTGATGATAGAAAACGTTATAGGGCTTTCGATAAGTCTTCCGCGTAAGACTGTCAACTGGACTGTTCCCAACCTTGAAGTCATGGGTATCGAAAACTTAAGCCTTAAACGAAACCTTATAACCATTCTTTCGTCCAAGAGCCAGAGGGGCTGGGAAATTCACATGGAAAGCGAAAAGCTCTATTATTTTACCATAAATATCCTAAACGAAAAGAAGAAGACCTTGCCGATCCCGTCGGGTAAGTGCTCAATGCTGATAGACAAACTTTAA
- a CDS encoding Glu/Leu/Phe/Val family dehydrogenase, with amino-acid sequence MASTYEKLLSTITEAAHTANLSEDDYISLLSPEREMHVSIPVKMDNGKIKVFSGYRVQHSTLRGPAKGGIRFHQDVNIDEVRSLSAWMTFKCAVADIPYGGGKGGICVHPSKLSQTELEKLTRGYTRRIASFIGPKIDIPAPDVGTNAKVMAWIADSYSEYAGEFSPAVVTGKPLPLGGSKGRVEATGRGVLFATREILKKLNKTLKDQSVVIQGLGNVGGVTADLFYKDGAKIIAISDTSSAIYNEKGLNIPQILKHKKEGKKLNSCEGDFKRLTNEELLELKTDILIPAALENQITEKNASNIKASIIIEAANGPITPEADKILEKKNIITVPDVLANSGGVIVSYFEWVQNLQGFYWTEEEVNKSLEDKMIEAFKLVWDVKEAYKVSMRKAAYIKALKELVETQKAKGIN; translated from the coding sequence ATGGCGAGTACATACGAAAAACTTTTAAGTACAATAACGGAAGCTGCACATACGGCTAATCTGTCAGAAGACGATTACATATCCCTTTTAAGCCCTGAACGAGAGATGCATGTTTCAATACCCGTAAAAATGGATAACGGAAAAATCAAGGTCTTTAGCGGATACAGGGTTCAACATTCTACATTAAGAGGCCCGGCAAAGGGGGGAATAAGATTTCACCAAGATGTAAACATCGATGAAGTACGATCCCTTTCTGCATGGATGACCTTTAAGTGTGCTGTTGCCGACATTCCCTATGGAGGCGGAAAAGGAGGCATTTGCGTACATCCTTCAAAGCTTTCCCAAACGGAGCTTGAGAAGCTGACAAGAGGCTACACAAGGCGGATTGCATCTTTTATAGGCCCTAAGATAGATATACCTGCCCCGGATGTCGGAACAAATGCAAAGGTGATGGCTTGGATAGCGGACAGCTACAGTGAATATGCCGGAGAATTTAGCCCCGCGGTTGTTACGGGAAAACCTCTTCCTCTCGGCGGATCTAAAGGACGAGTAGAGGCCACAGGCCGCGGAGTTCTTTTTGCAACAAGGGAAATTTTAAAGAAACTCAATAAAACCTTAAAAGACCAAAGTGTAGTTATTCAAGGGCTTGGAAATGTCGGCGGCGTTACTGCAGATCTTTTTTATAAAGACGGAGCCAAGATAATTGCAATAAGCGATACAAGCAGTGCAATATACAATGAAAAAGGCTTAAATATTCCTCAAATACTCAAACATAAAAAAGAAGGGAAAAAACTCAATTCTTGTGAAGGCGATTTTAAAAGGCTAACCAATGAAGAGCTATTGGAGCTTAAAACCGATATTTTAATTCCGGCGGCCCTCGAAAATCAAATTACCGAAAAAAATGCATCAAATATTAAGGCCTCTATAATCATCGAAGCAGCAAACGGCCCCATCACTCCCGAAGCCGATAAAATCCTCGAAAAAAAGAATATTATAACTGTGCCCGATGTTCTTGCCAACTCGGGAGGTGTAATTGTTTCATACTTTGAATGGGTACAAAACCTGCAAGGTTTTTATTGGACGGAAGAAGAAGTCAACAAGAGCCTTGAAGATAAGATGATTGAAGCCTTCAAACTGGTATGGGACGTAAAAGAAGCCTATAAGGTCAGCATGAGAAAGGCAGCCTATATTAAGGCCTTAAAAGAACTTGTAGAAACTCAAAAAGCTAAGGGAATTAACTAA
- a CDS encoding formate/nitrite transporter family protein, producing the protein MSEKMYCDPAEILEVTVQKGIAKASTPVWKLLCLGFLAGVFIAFASEGSNMAAFGLFAKPETYGLGKFVAGLIFPVGLILVLLAGAELFTGNNLIIAAALEKKVSLTAMLKNWLAVYIGNLIGSIFIAFLIVKSGQLSSGASLLGGITIKIAYGKVSLSFVQAVFLGIMCNWLVCLAVWLCYGAKDMTGKMLAAFFPIWLFITSGFEHSVANMYYIPAGIFSKSVPAYAAASGLSAEALSNINWAAFFIKNLMPVTLGNIIGGAFFVGMFYWICYKKK; encoded by the coding sequence ATGTCTGAAAAAATGTATTGTGATCCGGCCGAGATTTTGGAAGTTACGGTGCAAAAGGGTATTGCAAAGGCTTCGACTCCGGTGTGGAAGCTGCTTTGCCTAGGATTTTTGGCAGGGGTTTTTATTGCCTTTGCTTCGGAAGGCTCCAATATGGCTGCTTTCGGACTTTTTGCCAAGCCTGAAACTTACGGGCTTGGAAAATTCGTTGCAGGGCTTATCTTTCCTGTGGGGCTTATCTTGGTGCTCCTTGCCGGAGCCGAACTTTTTACGGGAAATAATTTAATCATTGCAGCTGCTTTAGAAAAAAAGGTGAGCCTTACTGCAATGCTTAAAAACTGGCTTGCCGTTTATATCGGGAACCTTATAGGTTCTATTTTTATTGCTTTTTTAATCGTAAAAAGCGGACAGCTTTCAAGCGGTGCAAGTCTTTTGGGCGGGATTACGATAAAAATTGCTTACGGCAAGGTTTCGCTTTCTTTTGTGCAGGCTGTTTTTTTAGGAATTATGTGTAATTGGCTGGTCTGCCTTGCGGTTTGGCTCTGCTATGGTGCTAAGGATATGACCGGAAAAATGCTTGCCGCCTTTTTCCCGATTTGGCTTTTTATAACTTCCGGTTTTGAGCACAGTGTTGCAAACATGTACTATATCCCTGCGGGGATTTTCTCGAAAAGCGTTCCGGCCTATGCTGCCGCTTCCGGTCTTTCCGCCGAGGCTCTTTCAAATATAAATTGGGCTGCATTTTTTATAAAGAATTTAATGCCTGTTACTCTCGGAAACATAATAGGCGGAGCCTTTTTTGTCGGAATGTTTTATTGGATTTGTTATAAGAAAAAATAA